In the Procambarus clarkii isolate CNS0578487 chromosome 70, FALCON_Pclarkii_2.0, whole genome shotgun sequence genome, ACACTAATTTATGCTGAAAAGCTGGAAAAATTGTGTGAAAATTGTTAGTAAGCgagtttttttaaatatttacagAATTGCTAACTTCAAGATTAGGCTAAGCAAATAAATATGACTCACACTGCCTCAGCATGTCAGCAACATCGTTAGCAGACTGCCGTAATTGTCGTTCCGGATTATAATTGGATCGACCAGCCATGCCCTAGAACCTGTCAATGGAAATTATCACCTGTGAACTTCCATATGCTAAACAATCTACACACAAATCACATTGCTTCACTCACCACCAGGAAAATAAAATGTAATCCCAAGCCTTCAACTGAAAAATATGTACTTCTTGTCATGAATAAAGTATCTGAAAGTACTGAAGTATCGCAAGCACACCACCTAATTGTGGCTTGGCTATATGCACCATTCAATGAATTGAGTAGTGTATAATATAATGACTTCtttaatctcatagaggaaagtaGTAAATTTCCTAGGAAGGATAATACTAGGTGTAATATGTATCTGGAGACTGGCATGGAAAAGGCTGTATTGTTGATCTCCAAGAGCAAAAAATTGAGCTCCTTCCAAATTACCTAGGAAATAGCAAATTATATCGcatataaaaaataattattttaatgctTTCTGTTTTCCATGATATATGATATAGAACATGTAGGTATTGAATGCTGTCATTGGGACATATAGAAGGAAACTCATTATCCAACATGGTTGGAGATGCTGGACATCTCTTGAATTCACATCTCTCACCATCCCCATGATTCTTGGTCTGTTACTGGCCTAATAGGATCTGAAAGTACTGAAGTATAACAAGCACACCACCTAATTGTGGTTTGGCTATATGGTGCATATAGCCAAGCCAAATACTTGAGCACTAACCATACTATTTTCACACATACCTGGTTTACCCAGCAACACATCCACAAAAAACCTACCCAAGCACCCAGTGCAATGTCTGGAGGGATATTAAGGCCACCATAATAGCTTACTAACCAACCAGTAATTATCCATTAGTTCTAAATAGTCAaagattataataatttataataataattcattgtgttgggggacaggaagccagagtataTTCATACACATTAGGTGTAATGaggaccccccacccccaccccaaggtCACATTACTGACCCAGCCCAGGATGCAACACCACAAGCTGACAAACTCTTGAGTACCTACTtacagggtcccggtagtacagttgagttcgTTCtcaacgcacaatcgagaattccggatgggaaagaaatggttgggcacatttcctttcacctaatgcctctgtttacctagcagtgagtaggtactcgggagttaggcagcttgttgtggggttgcatcctgagtggtgtcaggatgcaaccccacatcctcccttcccccctcccgggATTTCATCCtggggggcaggggagggggggggggggggaaagacgtTGGATAAAAGCCAAACAtgtataaatacactctggcttcctgtcccccgacacaacaaattattttactgctaggtgagcaggcaacattaggtgaaaagaaatgtgcccaacaatttctgtcctgcccgggaattctcaattgtgcgtcaagaatgaacccgactgtactaccgggaccatgAAAATCGCATTTTCATCCTGTAACCCTTATGTTTGGGAGCATGCACCGATTCAGCCAGAAAAACATATTTGAAGTGTTCTGGGTTATGTGAGCTTCTTAATGGCAATGTTGTTATATAACTGTGGGCCTACACATGGTAAGCAGCCACTCTCTGAGAGCATATTCAACTTGTGAGTCAATGGTCCTTGTAGAATCCACTAAATAGTTGAGCTGTTGTTACCCCAGCTTTAGTTTATGCTTGTCTCATGTTCTTTAGGCAGTGTACATCAGCAGGCAGTGTACATCAGCAGGCAGTGCACATCAGAAGGCAGTGCACATCAGCAGGCAGTGTGCACATCAGCAGGCAGTGCACATCAGCAGGCAGTGCACATCAGCAGGCAGTGTGCACATCAGCAGGCAGTGTGCACATCAGCAGGCAGTGTACATCAGCAGGCAGTGCACATTAGCAGGCAGTGTACATCAGCAGGCAGTGCACATCAGCAGGCAGTGTACATCAGCAGGCAGTGTGCACATCAGCAGGCAGTGTGCACATCAGCAGGCAGTGTGCACATCAGCAGGCAGTGTACATCAGCAGGCAGTGCACATCAGCAGGCAGTGCACATCAGCAGGCAGTGTGCACATCAGCAGGCAGTGTACATCAGCAGGCAGTGCACATCAGCAGGCAGTGTACATCAGCAGGCAGTGTACATCAGCAGGCAGTGCACATTAGCAGGCAGTGTACATCAGCAGGCAGTGTGCACATCAGCAGGCAGTGCACATCAGCAGGCAGTGTGCACATCAGCAGGCAGTGTGCACATCAGCAGGCAGTGTGCACATCAGCAGGCAGTGTGCACATCAGCAGGCAGTGCACATCAGCAGGCAGTGTACATCAGCAGGCAGTGCACATCAGCAGGCAGTGCACATTAGCAGGCAGTGCACATTAGCAGGCAGTGTACATCATTAAACAGTGCACATTAGCAGGCAGTGTACATCATTAAACAGTGTACATCATTAGAAAGAGTACATCATTAGACAGTGTACATCATTAGACAGTGTACATACATTAGACAGTGTACATCATTATACAGTGTACATCATTAGACAGTGTACATCATTACAGTGTACATCATTAGACAGTGTACATCATTAGACAGTGTACATCAGCAGGCAGTGTACATCAGATGAGTGTACATCAGATGACAGTGCACATCAGAAGGCAGTGTACATCAAAAGGCAGTGTACATCAAAAGACAGTGTACATCAGAAGACAATGTACATCAGCAGGCAGTGTACACCAGAAGTCAGTGTACATGTGTACATCGGAAGACAGTGTACATGTGTACATCGGAAGACAGTGTACATGTGTACATCGGAAGACAGTGTACATGTGTACATCGGAAGACAGTGTACATCAGCAGGCAGTGTACATTAGCAGACAGTGTACATTAGTAGACAGTGTACATCAGAAGACAGTTGTACATCAGCAGGCAGCGTACAtcgtgggtgggggtggaggtggaaagggttacagacacataatgagctcaggaactgaaccccaaaattcaaTTACCTAAACAAGTTATGGCTTTAAGACGAAAGGAAAACATAATTAAGCTGAAATACAAATTAAACAAAGGCCAATCCCCCTCTTAAATGTGCAAGTATAGTATTGCGAAGGATATTAACACTTGTCATTTGCTTTGAATGAACTCTATGCATAAGAACACTGACTTACCTAATTTGACCGAACTGGAGTCCCAAATCTTGAACGTTTTCCTTAATTGCCGCGTATCACAGGACCAGGACACCAAGAGTATATCACCAAGTGTTTCCTGGGACACAACTCTTGAGAGAATAACCAACAATGTGCTCCGAGGAGCAGCTGGTGGGCGACAAGGGAGAGATATACCTGAGCCTTGCCACCCTGGCCGCCCGTCTCCACAACACTGCTGCTGGACGCGACGCACACACGTTCACTTCTCACAGTTTTCTGTCGTCCCTCCAACCACTAACTCTCTTAAATTCTCTGTCCTCGCATGACACACTCCCTCCAACCACTAACTCTCTTAAATTCTCTGTCCTCGCATGACACACTCCCTCCAACCACTAACTCCCTTAAACTCAGTGTTGCATGACACACTCCCTCCAACCACTAAACTCTCAGTCCTCGCATGACACACTCCCTCCAACCACTAAATCCCTTAAACTAAGTCCTAGCCGGCAGCTTGTCGATGGTCCCCCCCTCCCATTTGCTTTGATcttttccatgtactgtatattttAAAACTCAACAGTTTTTACAGTTACGGCTTCGGcgagtaggcggttccatgggttaataaccctgtggggtgaAAAAACATCTGTTCTGTTTTACAATGTGGCTTGTCtaacttgaaaccgttgctccttgttcctGTTACAGCTGACAttctgaagaaaatatccggatcaacaccctctaacttgttcagtacagtattttaagtttcaatgagatccgtctTGTCATCCTCTCATTATTCCAAGGGTTAGCTAGCTTTTTTGACTGCTGctcctacctgttgtgcaactttcagtgagtggtggattttgactccaaggtccttttcttcatcagtcTGCTgtaatgtactagctctatctatgaatccatcaacttttgtatttcaccttgtatgtatgtattttacctgaataaatatttgtatttgtaatgttattaatttggtagttgtgatgtgggttgTTATACCCCATATGCAGCGTCTTGCATTTGTCAATATTTAAAaggatttgccagtcttctgaccatatgTAGAATTTatgtagatctctctctctctctctatatatatacctTGGATGATGAGCAGGCACAAAACTGGTGAGAATGAATGGAATATTCTGCATTCTTGAAAGAGAAACACAGctgaattgtaaacattttatttattaaaacAAGACATAATAATATTTAAGTTAATATTGATACTGATGATATAGTATACTGTAAACCACAATTACCTGATCCTCTACTTGAacttcatcattatggaatccgaggcctgctCTAAATTACAGTATGTTCAATCGCAtcttaacagacaccaatatgtagccatcaatttatatatttatttatttatatgcaagGTACAATGGATTGTGAAAGtacagtacataacattggtgttcttaaaTTCTTACTAccaaattaactccatgtaacctaccttaccccaaaatgtcaacccttgTCTTACTACTTTAAACAATGtcttactattttaaacaatgtctTACTatctttaaacaatgctgtttgttgatcaaattgtatatttgctattttctgccatgttcccccccccttttttattttttagttttCAACACTATGTATACTTAatgtcaattagtattaagttttagtctaagtgttcctccctcccacaccttgcccaaaacgctatgcgtactagtggctttatgtattgtatgtactagctctttctttaaatccaacattatgtttgtaactcatctgcaatgtatgcaATGCACCTGTCCTGAATAAAGAATCTGAATctgatataattataattataaacccccttaattatagacctgtattatTGACAAGTGTAGTGGTAAAAATATTTGACAAAAAataattcagattcagattctatattcaggtaaaggtacatacattgcagatgagttacaaacataatgttggatttaaagaaagagctagtacatacaaaacctaaagccactagtacgcatagtgtttcaggcaaggtgaggggaaaaaaaaacacttacaccaaaacttaatactaattgagattaaaagtataaattgtgttgaaaaataaaaaataaagaaagggggggaacatgacaGAAAAGAGCAAATattcaatttggtcaacaaacagtattgtttaaaatagtaagacatttatatgttgacatttagggataaggtaggttacatggagttaattaggcaggacttagtttttatcttaaactggttgggagaggtacagtctttgacatgattgggaaggtcattccacattctgggttctATATTCCACATTCTGAAAAACTATAagaatgaaattaggtactttttggttttacttttgaatacatTATAGGTTGGAcagttttttaattcattagggagtgaattAAACCAAATGGgtggaacacctggagaaaaattgtatgttgaccagaccacacactagaaattgaagggacgacgacgtttcggtccgtcctggaccattctcaagtcgattgtaatgaggaggtagggacaggaaaAATTGTATACCTGTACAGTAATaaaagacagacagtatggttttcgatttggaagatcctgtataACAAATTTAATTAATTTCTATGTAAAGAGATTTCTATGATTCAgagagagatggctgggttgactgcctttatctggacctaaaaaaaactttcaacagagttccacataagaggttgttcgggAAACTGGAACACATGGGAGGAGTGACTAGAAGGCATCTAACTTGGATGAAAAATTTACTGAcagaaaatgagggcagtaatcagaggcaccgTATCGGCCTGGATAAAAGTCACAAGTAGagcaccacagggttcagttcttgcaccggtaatactCACTGTACACATAAATGACCCTATCTACCAGaaagaatacagaattatatgaacatatttgctgatgatgataCTAGGGAGGATAAAActaaatgattgtcatgcccttcaagaaaacctggacaaagtaagcatatggagcaccacttggcaaatggaatttattgtgaataaatgccatgttatcgaatgtggaataggagaaaatagaccacacacaacctacaaattatgtgaaaatgcTTTAAAAAATTCtggtaaagaaagagatctatggggtagttctagatagaaaaatataacctgaggaccacataaagaacactgcgagaagcctatgctacgctttccaatttcagaacttcttttaaatactgtacatggatagtgaaatactaaagaaattgttcatgacaaactggaaaaggtcaaAAGACAAGCAATTAACTGACTCctggaactgaaagacaagacctatgaggagaggttagacattaaatataccaaaatgAGAAGATACTGTAGAAGAAAAAGGTGATATAATCACTGTCCACAAAATAGTAATgggaattgacaaaattgatTGGGAAGAATTGCTGAGGCTTGGATTTTCATGAACAAGAGGTCACAAAGTCaagctaaacaaagctgccaaagaaatataagaaaattcacttttgcaagcaGTCGTAGAAAGTTAAAACAAGTTaagtgggaaggtggtggaggccaaaatcatcagtagtttcaaagcgttatgcaacaaagagtgctgggaagatgggacaccacgagagtagctctcatcctgtaactacaattaggtaattaGTAACTTAGGTAATTCATATTGGCTTCATTTAATATATAACTCCTGTACCTCCAAATATACTTTACCTCTATAATATGCTCTATATTTATTATGTATATTATGAATAAAGTacgtattattattactattattcatAATACCAGAACTACACACATCAAGTCAAAGTTAAAATGTACTCAGGATAGTACTCCTGTTTGTCATATTTCACAATAATTGTTGGATTAGCTTGATTATTAACAGTGGAATCAAAAGGAAGATTAGTGGCTCTGTTAGCGGGAGGTCGCACCATAGACGAGTTACCAACAGTCGATGTTCCTACTGCAGTACGTGCTACAAACATGTATCTCATGCCAGTATTATCAGGACGACAGTATTTGTAAGAGTAAGCTGCATCCGTGGAGAAGTAGGTGCCTTGCCCAAACGACTGCCCAGAGCTAGATCCATGAAGTCTCCAGTCAAAGTTTTCAGCACAAATGCTGGAGACAACATTTTGTCCAGTGCCATGGAAGAGTTGTCGAACATTAACTTTTGATTCATCACCATAAACTGTTGTCATTTCTTTGATCTTGTTCTGTAATGCTCGCCAGAGGAATGGATTTTGAATTCGTTCCACTTTCAATACTTTTGAACTCTGCACTCTCCTTGCCAGAAGGCCTACCACAGTTTGGTACTCAGAAGACGTGGGAGCCAGAGCTACCAGACGCACACGCTCCTCAGGTTGCATTACTTCCCAGCATGAGGGAAAATCATcagttttctggtcccttccctTATCTGTCTTCTCATCAGGAAGGTGAGGTTCAGGCCTTCGCCGCACCTCTCGACTAACATTAGTGCTCTGGTTGGTTTGTATCAATGTGTTAAAATCGAGAATGTAGATGAACCGTGAATTCATAAATGAAAGAGGCACTGATGGGGTCTGTTGAAAGTGCTTCTCGATGTCATCTGCTGTTACACTACTAACTAAATAATTTTTTCCTGCAGTATCAGCATTGCCATATTTAACCCATTTCTTGTTCACATCCAAAAAATACCATGTAAAAATGGCAGGTTTTATTACTTGGTCAGAGATAGCCTGTGTACACAGACGACGAATGTTCAAGATCTTTGTTTTGGATGAGTTGGTTAAGTTCATTGCTTTCAAGTTCGCATGCCAAGTGTCACGGCCCATCAAGATAAGAAGGCCTCCAACAGAGATTTCGAGGGTAGCTGGATCAAGTCGAGGAAGGTCGACACCATCTTGTGAAGGGTCACAGTAGGCCCGTTCGAGGCAAGTCACCTGACTAGGGCGCAGGTTCAGCCACCGATTTCCTTGTTCACTGACCTGCCAATGGAAGTGTTGTGTTGAGTGAAGCCGGTGGCATCCACTTCCCTCATACTTGCACATTTCTTCTACCGAGTAGTAACAAATTTCTGGTATTGGAACATCACCCTGTAAGTAGTGTGACCATAACGTTCGACGGATTTCCTGTTTTACAGGAAGGGTTTCAGCATGATCAGATGGTTTGTCTTGGCCAGATATTTTGTCCTGTGGAGTATCAGTATTTAATTTTAGTGATTTGCTTTTCTTTATAAACTTTTCTGAGCTACTTTTTTCATCAGATAATGAACTGTCACTTTTGCTATCACTGTCAGATTCACTTTCATCTTCAGTTTTGGATGAAGAGTCACCTTCACTGCTGCATTGTTTACTGTTCTTATGTATGAAGTTTCTGGATGGCTTTGATGCTTTCTTTTTGgtgtttttcttatttttttcaaTGAGGTTCTTAGTCTTTGTAGGGACTCCCTTAGTAACCATTTCTGATACTTGCCTTTTAAAACACATATTAGATGAATCCTTATCCTCAGTTGAAGACTGTTCATCCTGAGAGAGGTTGGGATTAGTGGAGAGCAGAGCCACTACAATGTCACGAGGGGACTCATTGGTAGGAAGACCATGAGTTTTCAGTAGCTGGCAGCAATCAGGGCTCAACAGGTTGTGGTTTAATTGACAGTCAATATGAGAGCATTTTGTAAGTCCCAGCACGAAACTCAGACATACATGGAGAGCCTCGCAGTCAGATTGGTCACAGTCTCCTTCATTATAGTCTCGACAAACTTCAAGTTGTTTAATGTCACATGGTGACACTGATTGAATTATGCGTCGGAGAGTTGGGATAATAAGATGATCCAGAAAGAGTGGTTTTAAAACAGATATGTTATGATCTGTCATCCATTTGTGACCTAACACACAATTCTGTTCATGACATTTTGTTAGAACATAGTTTGGACAAAGATGTAAGTCACTGCAGGAAGAGCGTCTTTGACATCCCTGCGTTCCCGAGTGTGCCGTACAAAACTTGATCTGAGGCTTCAGCTCAACAACCTCatcatttaaataaaatattttgttCCAGGATGAAACAAGTTCTCTCACACTAGATGGCTGATAGCTCTTTTCTTCCATGAGTTGTAAAAGACTGGCAGAGAAACTGGGAGACTTAGCCAAACATTCCACCAGACCTTCAGGAGTGACTCTGGTGGCTCCTCTGTATGCATCATGCTGCGGAGTATCTTCATATCTTCCTTGTTGTTGCCACCGACCTGTATAGCACCTTTGCCTTTGTTGTCCCCAACTGTTGTTGTAATGTCCTGGAATGCCTTCTCTTCTTTGCTGAAAATTAAATGTATCAATATGTTTACAGGGCATTAACAGATACTATAAGAATGGTTTCAATCAAACATAACTGCACACAAGCAAATGTGACTATAAAATTTAGTAAAGGTAAGAAACTATAAAAGTATATACAATTTTGGCTGTGTAAACTTGTGAATATGTAAGCTTGAAAATCTAAGAGAAGAAGCCATGCTTGGTAACATGTACAAAATTATTAAGCACAGTACACAATGAAACCTTATGGAAAAATACTATTATATAGatgagtttaaaaaaaaaatccttacaATTTGATGTTCTGATTAACTTCTAATACTATTATTTTTCACTGTTCTTCCAGACCTAGAAATGTGAGAGATGGAGCCCAATCAAAAGGAAGTGAACAACAGCAATCTAGAAATTGTGAGGGCTGCTGCATTATCTGCTCTGAATATAAAAATGTGTGGCAGTAAAGTAACTGTTACTGAATAATATTTGATCAATGACTTAAGTCAACAAAAGTGGTAATATAACCGTCACAAAAATCTGAGTGAGAATTTCTCATAACACGGCTCCTTATCTTGTTCTGCTCAAAATGTGTGGCAGCACTTACAGACAAAGATTATTAAAAAGACActtattcaagttcaagtacattTACTGAGACAATAAGATGCaataaggatagagtagcttaggcaacTTCTACCCTCCTAAGACACTTATCTGGCAATAATATGAGCACAGTGAAATGGTCAAGAAATTTAAGTTCAACCTCAGACTTAATTAGAGAGATATTCCAAGTTAAATGATTTCCCTTGATTATACTATGtcttattaaaaaataaaaccagaAAGTACCTAATttaatcttcatagtttcctacctagtgccttAAACTCAcagtgtatcttgtgctacccactcccccaatatatgtgcctaagccaTTCAATTTCACCATTGTAACTACTGCTATCATCTCATGTCATGGTTGTTATACTGACTGCATATTTTACTACAATATACCTATAAATAAtcttcaaattatgctacaatgtacctgttgataatcctcaaattttactataatgtacctactaatctttgtcaaattttcttacgatgtacctgttaacattttttaATTTTGCAAGAAATtaactacttaaaattatctgttagattaaggacatcAATGCTTTGTACTTTCataaacctaatgtaccttcttgtatatacagtatataaataaaataaaacaaaatattcaTATTATGCAAATACTGTACCTATTTAATACAATTTACTTTTTCAACATTAAACAAAAATGTTTAATGTAACAACAAGATTGATGAACGAGGGATACAAGTGAAAGGAAAACTTTATAGGTAGCAGACGTCTTGTTGCCTTGAAAACATCTATAGTTTTCAAGGCAACAAAACACACCCGAATCCCTCACTACAATACCAGTTCTTGCAGATTACACGAAAATCACTCATTTCTCACGACTACAAAATCTGGTAGGATaactaatggtttaagaaactatTCAAACTACTTGAATGTTAATTTGGGATAATGGGAAAAACTGCAATATGGTTTGGTTTCCATTGTTGGGGACAGAAAGCCTAAAGTTAGGCTTAAAGGTACCTCATGGCCAACTGCTGACGTCTCTCAGGATGCAATCAACAACAATTGTCTAACGCCCAAGCACTTATTTATTGTTAGGGTAGCAGAGAATTAAGTGAAAGGATATGTGCCCAACTATCTCTGTTCTGTCTGGGGATCAATCCCAGGTCCCTAGGTTGTGAACCAACGACACAGACCACTCCGCTATAGAACCAAACCAAAGACAAACAGCAAGAATAACTAGAAAACAAAATCAAGCAAATGAAATATGGGAATGCTCTTTCAGTCAAAATTTTAAATTGAAACCAAATATTACCCCACAAGAAACAAGAAGTCCAGAGcattaaatattaaaaaataatatcAACTTTCGAATCAAACAAGCAGTATCTCAGGCTATttttcaaaatgtttattcaggtaaagtacatacatacaagaggtgatacaaaaattgaTTTTTGTATCACTGATACAGAAATACAGTTTATTTTGACTAATAAAAGCTTTACACTCTGCAGTGATCAACTCAAAAGCTCTGTCAGAGGAGGATGGGGGAAATTGTGTGATCATTATGCAGGAACTATTGTAAAACTGAGTAAACTATAGCATTAACTTATTTTATTTGCATGGAACTGCATACTTCTGTATGCAGCATGTGAACTAACATGCTGCATACAGAAGTAGGAAAAGCAACATTCAGGTTCAAGCAATAatacaattatttttaatttagaTGATTCTTTAAAAAAGCAGACCTCATCCAGACTGTAGAGATCCCAGGAAAATGAAAGCTATATAAATGCCTAACCAAGCAAATGTAAAGTCCTATGCCTAGACAGTTGTGGTTCAGTTCTTGAACTTGTTGACAAATGTTAAATTGTGTAACTGTAACTAGTTTATCAAGGCTGTAATGTGCTTAACTAAGTATGTtttagggttcagttcctgagcctattatgtgcctctgtaaccttttacactaccacccacagaatgggtatgagctgtataataaatgaacttaaCTAAAAACAGAACAAGTCAATCTCTTTTAGGTTCAATCCTTTTAAGTCCCTCCTTTTACTTATCTTTGAGTAGTTAGCTTcaaggagccgatggggctccccacagaaaacccttttctgggtgagcccaggaggcttcctgacaccctccctccctctggttggtGGTTTTCATCTTTCAAGAACTGGAGTGGTGGGctgccatctcccccccccccctccctatgtGCTGAAGGGGGTGGGGATGTGCTAACGAGCAGGAGTGCTAGTTGCATGAAGTGTTGCTTGTTGGATTTCTTTCTAGAGACTTATTTTTATCTTTTCAGATGTAGATTGCAAaggttaaccagacagtggtctgtttcGATTTGCCTACCTCTCTGAGTCCTTCCCTGatcgatggcaattatgacaatctttaaatgtaaagtgctcataggccattgctccttgtaccTCTCTGAGGGAGAccaagttctggctcatggtccccggttggtataaaaattcctgtgactgatgaccccaaactaatatagcacgtatcagttcggatagcttcagggagccgagaggactccccacagaaaactaTGTATATATTTCCTAGCTGTACTACCTTTAACCAATTTAACAGAATGATAAAGAAGTGCCTAAATGATATGATGTAACTAATTTATAAATCTACAACATTGAATAGCATAAATCTCCTAAATATGTGAATTATATTTGCTGTTTTTTTTATGTTGTAAAAATATTATAAATGTAATAAAATTTACAGTACTACTTCAGAATCTTAAATAAAGTAGTCTA is a window encoding:
- the LOC138355998 gene encoding DNA-binding protein HEXBP-like; this encodes MAMLLYNCGPTHGSVHQQAVYISRQCTSEGSAHQQAVCTSAGSAHQQAVHISRQCAHQQAVCTSAGSVHQQAVHISRQCTSAGSAHQQAVYISRQCAHQQAVCTSAGSVHISRQCTSAGSAHQQAVHISRQCAHQQAVYISRQCTSAGSVHQQAVYISRQCTLAGSVHQQAVCTSAGSAHQQAVCTSAGSVHISRQCAHQQAVCTSAGSAHQQAVYISRQCTSAGSAH